In the Aulosira sp. FACHB-615 genome, one interval contains:
- a CDS encoding septal ring lytic transglycosylase RlpA family protein yields the protein MNQRHLWTIVALFVTLTGIPSMGRTQTTTQTTKEIQPVSRKSPAGDVVKVGEYQSPTEQQNSDAVITSIHTHSIRGLQAATLYIRNIPVLTFVGSKPVASSETKQGVVGEGRGVQSYALIAGNSTQVASTGNVVSSGNQVGALENDPVQRASAIAAKINQLIQDNVDAKEITVSWKDSKTANLAQDKSSTAQQQSSDRYTIKIKDQELVEINENTRLADTTKNLAQDALQATNRLRRLIGNASPIDKIANLPSRSPLSIPPLPQQIAVGNVRLTFRGIASFYGYDGSGSMTASGQRFNPEAMTAAHRTLPFGTKVRVTNTRNGRSVVVRINDRGPYIRGRVIDLSTAAARTIGMIGSGVAPVHIEVLGR from the coding sequence ATGAACCAAAGACATTTGTGGACTATTGTCGCCTTGTTTGTGACTCTTACCGGGATACCCTCAATGGGTCGCACTCAAACTACAACTCAAACCACCAAGGAAATTCAACCAGTTTCCCGAAAATCACCAGCAGGTGATGTGGTTAAGGTAGGTGAGTACCAATCCCCTACAGAGCAACAAAACTCGGATGCTGTGATTACAAGCATTCATACTCACAGCATTAGGGGTCTTCAGGCGGCAACCCTGTACATCCGGAACATACCAGTACTCACTTTCGTGGGTTCCAAGCCAGTTGCGAGTAGTGAAACGAAACAAGGTGTTGTAGGAGAAGGACGGGGCGTGCAGTCGTACGCCCTTATTGCTGGAAACTCAACTCAAGTGGCAAGTACTGGCAATGTAGTAAGTTCCGGGAACCAAGTCGGCGCACTAGAAAATGACCCAGTTCAAAGAGCTAGTGCGATCGCAGCCAAAATCAACCAACTGATTCAAGACAACGTTGATGCCAAGGAAATCACAGTCAGTTGGAAAGATAGCAAGACTGCTAATCTCGCCCAAGATAAAAGCTCTACTGCACAGCAACAGTCTAGCGATCGCTATACAATCAAAATCAAAGACCAAGAATTGGTGGAAATCAACGAAAATACCCGCCTAGCAGACACCACCAAAAATCTTGCACAAGACGCATTACAAGCAACTAACCGCCTACGCAGACTGATTGGTAACGCATCTCCCATCGATAAAATCGCTAATTTACCATCGCGTTCACCATTGTCTATCCCGCCGTTACCACAACAAATTGCCGTTGGTAACGTCAGACTTACCTTTAGAGGCATAGCTTCCTTTTATGGCTATGATGGCTCAGGCAGCATGACAGCCAGTGGGCAAAGATTTAATCCTGAAGCCATGACTGCTGCACACCGCACCTTACCCTTTGGGACAAAAGTTCGTGTCACCAATACCCGTAATGGTCGTTCTGTTGTAGTACGGATTAACGATCGCGGCCCATACATCCGGGGTCGAGTCATTGACTTATCTACTGCTGCTGCTCGTACTATCGGCATGATTGGTAGTGGTGTAGCACCAGTGCATATCGAAGTACTGGGACGATAA
- a CDS encoding bifunctional pantoate--beta-alanine ligase/(d)CMP kinase — MRLLTTVAALRCYLNKLRSDSQLTVSEDLVADEMSSWDRTAVGLVPTMGGLHQGHLNLIKRARQENSTVIVSIFVNPLQFGPNEDYARYPRTLEQDQKLCENAGVDAIFAPTPDVMGVRAKNIQDSLITQVIPPSAMILGLCGRSRLGHFQGVATIVTKLLNLVQPDRAYFGQKDGQQLAIIKRLVADLNLPVEIVACPTVREASGLAFSSRNQYLSAAEKEQAAVLYRGLKKAEAAFKSGVRHSSQLIAVVKQEVARVNTVLLEYIELVEPTTLMSLETIEEEGMLAIAARLGSTRLIDNTILRDRQPIIAIDGPAGAGKSTVARQVAAELGLVYLDTGAMYRAMTWLVIQKGIALDDECAIAELAHTCKIELTPSQDLKSPVRVWIDNVDVTQQIRTVEVTSKVSAIAAQTAVRQALVNQQQNWGKKGGLVAEGRDIGSHVFPDAEVKIFLTASVSERARRRQQDFKKQGQPEVSLEQLERDIAERDWKDSTRKVSPLQKAADAVELQTDGMNISEVAAQIINYYHQKLSQW; from the coding sequence GTGCGCCTGTTGACAACAGTCGCAGCTTTACGCTGCTATTTAAATAAACTTCGCTCAGACAGCCAACTAACAGTTTCAGAGGATCTGGTGGCAGATGAAATGAGCAGTTGGGATCGGACAGCAGTCGGTTTGGTACCGACAATGGGCGGCTTACATCAAGGCCATTTAAACTTAATTAAACGCGCCAGACAAGAAAACTCAACGGTGATTGTCAGTATTTTTGTCAATCCCTTGCAATTTGGCCCTAACGAAGATTATGCACGCTATCCGCGCACATTAGAGCAAGACCAAAAACTATGTGAAAATGCGGGAGTTGATGCAATTTTTGCACCTACTCCGGACGTGATGGGAGTAAGAGCGAAAAATATACAAGATTCTTTAATTACCCAAGTCATTCCCCCATCTGCTATGATATTAGGTTTGTGTGGCCGTTCTCGGCTGGGTCACTTTCAGGGTGTAGCAACGATTGTGACAAAGCTTTTGAATTTGGTACAGCCTGACCGCGCCTACTTTGGTCAAAAAGATGGTCAGCAACTAGCGATTATTAAACGACTAGTGGCTGATTTAAATTTGCCTGTAGAAATTGTTGCTTGTCCGACAGTCCGAGAAGCTTCTGGTTTAGCTTTTAGTTCGCGCAATCAGTATTTGAGTGCAGCTGAAAAAGAGCAAGCGGCGGTTTTATATCGAGGCTTAAAAAAAGCTGAGGCTGCTTTTAAATCTGGTGTGCGTCATAGCAGCCAGCTAATAGCAGTGGTAAAACAAGAAGTGGCTAGGGTAAATACTGTTTTATTGGAATATATTGAATTGGTTGAACCGACTACGTTGATGTCATTAGAAACAATTGAGGAGGAAGGAATGCTGGCGATCGCAGCTCGTCTTGGTTCTACACGTTTGATTGATAATACCATTTTGCGCGATCGCCAACCCATCATCGCTATTGATGGGCCAGCCGGAGCCGGGAAATCTACTGTAGCACGCCAAGTCGCTGCGGAGCTAGGGTTAGTATACTTAGATACGGGGGCGATGTATCGAGCGATGACTTGGTTAGTGATTCAAAAAGGAATTGCCTTGGATGATGAATGCGCGATCGCCGAATTAGCTCATACTTGTAAAATTGAACTCACTCCCAGTCAAGATTTAAAATCCCCCGTGCGGGTTTGGATTGATAATGTTGATGTGACACAGCAAATTCGTACTGTTGAGGTCACATCTAAAGTATCTGCGATCGCAGCCCAAACTGCTGTACGTCAAGCTTTAGTTAACCAACAGCAAAACTGGGGTAAAAAAGGTGGTTTAGTCGCCGAAGGACGAGACATTGGTAGCCATGTCTTCCCCGATGCAGAAGTGAAAATCTTTTTAACCGCCTCAGTGAGTGAACGCGCTCGTCGTCGCCAGCAAGACTTTAAAAAACAAGGTCAACCCGAAGTCAGTTTAGAACAACTAGAACGGGACATAGCAGAACGCGACTGGAAAGATAGCACTCGCAAAGTTTCCCCCTTACAAAAGGCGGCGGATGCAGTCGAACTTCAAACCGATGGGATGAACATCTCTGAAGTTGCAGCCCAAATCATTAACTACTACCATCAAAAATTATCTCAATGGTAA